A window of the Kiloniellales bacterium genome harbors these coding sequences:
- a CDS encoding YeeE/YedE family protein: protein MALTESLEKTLGIRQPDFRGPNGWIIVVAGILLAGGALALADSFAWRQAALYLLGGALGVVLYHAAFGFASSWRRFLAEGRGEGLRAQLLMLALASLVFFPVLEQGNFFGRPVGGAVAPFGWSVAVGAFLFGVGMQLGGACASGTLYTVGGGSTRMVITLVFFMAGAVIGTAHLPWWLELPRQTISLRQELGLAGGLALQIGVFALLALATVVVERRRHGRLAEQDGGAPVTWRRLWQGPWPLIWGGVLLALLNVATLALAGHPWSVVFGYTLWGAKAAAALGVDVASWEFWTWPFPSRALAGSLFANTTSVMNFGIMAGALLAAGLAGRFAPGLRLGAGPALAAVIGGLLMGYGARLAFGCNIGAFFSGVASGSLHGWLWFVAALFGTYAGFRLRPLFALEQAR from the coding sequence ATGGCGCTGACAGAAAGCCTCGAGAAGACGCTCGGCATCCGCCAGCCGGATTTCCGCGGGCCCAACGGCTGGATCATAGTCGTGGCGGGCATCCTGCTCGCGGGCGGCGCGCTTGCGCTGGCCGACTCTTTCGCCTGGCGGCAAGCCGCGCTCTACCTGCTGGGCGGCGCGCTCGGCGTGGTGCTCTATCACGCCGCCTTCGGCTTCGCCTCCAGCTGGCGGCGCTTCCTCGCCGAGGGCCGGGGCGAGGGGCTGCGCGCCCAGCTGCTCATGCTGGCGCTGGCGAGCCTTGTCTTCTTTCCCGTGCTCGAGCAAGGCAACTTCTTCGGCCGGCCGGTCGGCGGGGCCGTGGCTCCCTTCGGCTGGTCCGTCGCGGTCGGCGCCTTCCTCTTCGGCGTCGGCATGCAGCTCGGCGGCGCCTGCGCCTCGGGCACGCTCTATACCGTGGGCGGCGGGTCGACCCGCATGGTCATCACCCTGGTCTTCTTCATGGCGGGCGCCGTGATCGGCACGGCGCACCTGCCCTGGTGGCTCGAGCTGCCGCGCCAGACTATCTCGCTGCGGCAGGAGCTGGGGCTGGCGGGCGGGCTCGCGTTGCAGATCGGCGTGTTCGCCCTGCTCGCGTTGGCGACGGTGGTCGTCGAACGGCGTCGTCACGGCCGGCTTGCGGAGCAGGACGGCGGCGCCCCGGTCACCTGGCGGCGTCTGTGGCAAGGCCCCTGGCCCTTGATCTGGGGCGGCGTGCTTCTGGCGCTGCTCAACGTGGCGACCCTGGCGCTGGCCGGCCATCCCTGGTCCGTCGTCTTCGGCTACACGCTGTGGGGCGCCAAGGCCGCCGCCGCGCTCGGCGTCGACGTCGCATCCTGGGAGTTCTGGACCTGGCCCTTCCCGAGCAGGGCGCTGGCCGGAAGCCTCTTCGCCAACACGACCTCGGTGATGAACTTCGGCATCATGGCCGGCGCCCTGCTCGCCGCCGGGTTGGCCGGGCGCTTCGCGCCTGGTCTGAGGCTCGGCGCCGGCCCGGCCCTGGCCGCCGTGATCGGCGGTCTCCTGATGGGTTACGGCGCGCGTCTCGCCTTCGGCTGCAATATCGGCGCGTTCTTTTCCGGCGTGGCCTCGGGCAGCCTCCACGGCTGGCTCTGGTTCGTCGCCGCCCTGTTCGGCACCTATGCGGGGTTCCGCTTGCGGCCCCTCTTCGCCCTCGAGCAAGCCCGGTGA